The nucleotide window TACAATTTAAGAACAATTTCTCCAATAGATTATGATGTTTGTTACCTATAGTTTGTGTGAGCACCAGCTCCATTCCAATCACCCTAGTAACAACAATGTAACAAACAAACATCACtcaaaatggacaaaaaaaaatttaataaagaatAAGATAATCAattgtttctttctctttcaactCTTCAACCATACAAaagtttttaacaaatttaaaaatatgtaaaaaaggGCATTCTAACCGGAATTGGCTTAGGGTCAAATGAAACAACCACTCCAGCTATCTCTGTGATCCTctgtaataatataatatataaaaatttcatcagatataacatttttattgatattCTTTGTCATATGgccttcaaaataaataatttcgaaaataaatatatgaaaaatataagtTACCTCTAGAATGTAACGAGCAGCCCATATCTCATCTCCAGCAGAAATACCAACAGAAGGGCCAACTTGGAACTCCCACTATAAAAttgttatataattaaaaaaatatttaactttaaatacaaaccaaaaagataataataaaaaacaaacatgaaTACTAGAACTAGTAATTAAGCATTttagcacttttttttttagagaagcaCTTGAAATTGTAATAGTTGATCAATATAATTCCACAAATTCACATAATAACAAACTagtctttttaattaaagaatATAAATCAATATTTCCTCTCTATCAACATATTTCTTAAGTCTTTACAATTTAAAAGATTAGAATGTTTATTTACTCTACTGAATTTTGTTAGCATCCGACTCCtttaaaatgaacaatttattttattttaaaataaagtcaatAATATGAGCTATCGATGAAATCATGGTTGATATTACATGCGCttaacaaatcatgaatcatgagTGCATTGAAAtcaactatatttttttcttaagcaAAATCAAATATTGTGATGAATACCTGACCAGGCATAACCTCTCCATTGATGCCACTAATGTTAATGCCAGCATAAAGACAAGCTTTGTAATGTGCATCAACAATGTCACGACCATAGGCTTTATCAGCACCAATCCCACAATAATATGGGCcctgttaaaataaaaaataattacacaaaAGAACCttagaaaaattatatgaaagaaAAGTTATTTGTAAAGAAACattaatgtaacattaaatccttcaaaaaaaattaatgtaacatTAATGTAAAGAAACATATTAatgttacaaaaacaaaaattttaggtacaattttttttgacattacATTGTCTACTTGTAGTAAGAAAAACCATTTCCTTGGCACAAAGAAATGTATCATAGATTTGGTTGAAGAATTTGATAATTGGGATAAATCCAAAACAAGATAAACATAAAGGGAACAAAAatcaagaaggaaaaaaaatgtactaAATGACAAAGAAAAATTCATACTTGTGGTCCTGGATAGCCACCAATAGGCCATCCTAGTGGCCAATTAGTATCTTTCTGCAATAATGTATATTCTTGCTCAATTCCATACCTGTTAATACATTTaagaaatattaatttttggttATCATCAGAATAGTACTAATACTTCATATGACAAATGTGTTACATGTTAGAGAGTACATGTGTCTGACACATACACGACACTGATACATACACAATCCATATACATGTAGTTACTTcaatcattttatatattttttaaattattatcgatGTCAATGAAAATAGTAGATTAGAAAATACATACCATGGTACCTCAGCAGCAACATCAGGGTGGCTGAAAATTTTGGCAGCATTGTACCTCTTGTTTGTTGGGAGTGGCTCACCAGCTGGGGTGTAAACATCACAAATCACCTGAAGAATTTTTTTCACAAAGtgaaatttgtcaaaaaaaaaaatatacattttgatTAACTAGAAAAGCATTTTCTtattcaaatataattaatataaagtataaaccaattatgtcaaaattaaaaaattgaaaaacttacaAGAATATTGTTGCCTTGTCTAAATGGATCCTTGAAAATAGCTTGTGGacttttttatcaaataatcacaacaaacaaaaaggaaagaaagactCATAAGTTTCTTGTGAGAATAATtagcaaaaacaataaaaaacatagaattatgagtgataaattGAATCATACTATAAGATAACTTCACTATCTTGTCCTGGAGCTTGATTTGTGCTTGATCCATCATAGTTCCATTTAGGAAGTTTTGAAGGGTCACTCACTGGACCAGGTAGAGTCTGTTTATTtcaaaatcaccaaaaaaaaaccaataaatgaataaatacaaatttaattaacataatGTATatgaaactttattttttatatataatgatGATTAATAAGGGATTAAGAAATAACAATTACCCTGGCTTTGCTTCTAAGGTCCATACCAGATCCACCAACCCTGTttataataacatataaaaaattaaatttttatttaatattatagaTTGCGATTGACTATTCCACATAACATAATAGATCAACCAAAGAAAAGGGTTTTAGGAATTAGCAATAAGAAAACAatacaagaaaataatattacaaaTAAACCATAGAGGGTTTAATTCTACCAAAAACAAGGGTTTTAGGATTTATCCATAAGAAAActatacaataaaaaaatatatataaactctTTGATCTACAAATAAACCATAGTAAAGGAGGAACATTGAAGAACAACATCtaatttgaataaaagttctaAAAGAATCAACCCTTTTAAAATATACCAAGAATCATAATGAATAACATAGCAACAAAGTTGttacattattttttgtgtttattcttTATCAAAAGATTTTCATAAACAGAACACAAAAACAGAGTCCCCTGTTTAAAAACAGAGTATCCCCTGTTTTCATAAGGTTTATGTAACAAGAAAAGATCCTTAAAACCTTACCATATGTATTCAGCAATAATCTTTTCAGAGGATTCTGAGAGATTGAGGTTGATGAGATCTGAAAGCAAAGACATGATGATGAAtagtgaaggaagaagaagaacacagtGTGTGAAAAGCAAGTAATAGACAAATAGCTATAGAGGAATCTCTAGCTTTTTTGTTAAGGTTAAATGAGAGTGTTTCATATGCTACTATTTATAATGAGTGATATGAAGAAAACTACTAGTAAAGTGAGATTAATTTGGACGTGGTTTTAGGTGGTTGgaggttttatttttatcttttagaattaattaaattttaaaaataggattattatttatattcttcctaaaaaaattgattatcgtttaacttttttctataagaaaagcaagaaacatgataagtttgaattttttaatgaatctaaTGAGCATATTTAGCGGTGTAGATATGGTTCTTGttacacaaaaatatgaattataggTGAAGAGCAATGTATGATAGGGTGAGTAAAAAGCAttgtcttttaatttatttgttaaaacttAATGATGTGGTTGGTGGGTGGGATAGTTCATTTAACTTAGTGTGTCCGTCTTTCtgttctttttattgcgctaacgtttgaaaattatgaactgtgtttttttat belongs to Medicago truncatula cultivar Jemalong A17 chromosome 6, MtrunA17r5.0-ANR, whole genome shotgun sequence and includes:
- the LOC11427840 gene encoding glutamine synthetase nodule isozyme, yielding MSLLSDLINLNLSESSEKIIAEYIWVGGSGMDLRSKARTLPGPVSDPSKLPKWNYDGSSTNQAPGQDSEVILYPQAIFKDPFRQGNNILVICDVYTPAGEPLPTNKRYNAAKIFSHPDVAAEVPWYGIEQEYTLLQKDTNWPLGWPIGGYPGPQGPYYCGIGADKAYGRDIVDAHYKACLYAGINISGINGEVMPGQWEFQVGPSVGISAGDEIWAARYILERITEIAGVVVSFDPKPIPGDWNGAGAHTNYSTKSMRENGGYEIIKKAIEKLGLRHKEHIAAYGEGNERRLTGKHETADINTFSWGVANRGASVRVGRDTEKDGKGYFEDRRPSSNMDPYVVTSMIAETTLLWKP